Proteins encoded together in one Prosthecobacter debontii window:
- a CDS encoding type II secretion system protein, translating to MKTYMRKPVQAGFTVVELLVVITIIALLFALTIGAFTYAQRSAARSRTTVAMNAIKSGLERYSTEFGEYPTPQNAGDTIAVGNKTYEVGAAAMLYQVLSGDGYDNIAIAEPPVDAGPASSNGSIDENESKYVMITDMPKEIYVYESTSNRGYMVDGFGKPFQYEKANPANSGAGVNTVNPTYDLWSYGEDEENITARSIDTLNAGPVKDASQKWIKNW from the coding sequence ATGAAAACTTACATGCGGAAGCCTGTTCAGGCGGGCTTCACCGTGGTCGAACTTCTGGTCGTCATCACCATCATTGCGCTGTTGTTCGCTCTGACGATCGGCGCATTTACCTATGCGCAGCGCTCTGCGGCACGGAGCCGCACAACCGTGGCGATGAACGCCATCAAGAGCGGTCTCGAACGCTACTCGACGGAATTTGGTGAATATCCGACGCCTCAAAACGCGGGTGACACCATCGCTGTAGGCAACAAAACATACGAGGTGGGGGCTGCAGCAATGCTCTACCAAGTGTTGAGTGGTGATGGCTACGATAACATCGCCATCGCAGAACCTCCTGTGGACGCAGGCCCAGCGAGTTCAAACGGCTCAATTGACGAAAACGAGTCTAAGTATGTCATGATCACAGACATGCCCAAAGAGATTTACGTTTACGAGTCCACCAGCAATCGCGGTTACATGGTGGATGGGTTTGGTAAACCTTTTCAATATGAGAAGGCCAATCCAGCTAACTCAGGTGCAGGTGTGAATACCGTCAATCCAACTTACGACCTCTGGTCTTACGGTGAGGATGAAGAAAACATCACGGCACGTTCTATTGATACGCTTAACGCTGGGCCCGTGAAGGATGCCA